Proteins from a genomic interval of Lolium perenne isolate Kyuss_39 chromosome 1, Kyuss_2.0, whole genome shotgun sequence:
- the LOC127327473 gene encoding uncharacterized protein has translation MADHFAVMAGRLLTASTVQSAIDKASDAPCSTAAASACDDDVLQGGRPKSGVLVECRICQDENDETCMEAPCSCKGSLKYAHRTCVQRWCDEKGDTICEICLQQFTPNYTAPSKLFHHGRNSIFFRTPAYIQAQDTYQSSSTSTSYEYDRQASTPKSVICCRIIAITLMLLLVLHDAISVFLSDHDVYTVAMITLLMLRTAGVVIPLYIIMVAVTELLYRRNQLQTMHGQVSEAAGRSTQPVPVPPPQQLVVISIQ, from the exons ATGGCAGACCATTTCGCGGTGATGGCGGGGCGGCTGCTCACGGCGTCGACGGTCCAGTCCGCCATCGACAAGGCCTCGGATGCGCCTTGTTCAACAGCAGCCGCTTCTGCTTGTGATGATGACGTCCTTCAAGGTGGCAGGCCGAAGAGTGGTGTCCTGGTGGAATGTAGAATCTGCCAGGATGAGAATGATGAGACCTGCATGGAGGCGCCTTGCTCCTGCAAGGGCAGCCTGAAG TATGCCCATCGGACATGCGTTCAGAGGTGGTGCGATGAGAAGGGGGACACCATATGTGAGATATGCTTGCAG CAATTCACACCAAACTACACTGCTCCTTCCAAGTTGTTTCACCATGGAAGAAACTCAATTTTCTTCAG AACTCCTGCATACATCCAAGCACAGGACACATACCAGAGTTCTTCCACCTCCACAAGCTACGAATATGATCGACAAGCTTCCACCCCGAAAAGTGTTATCTGCTGTCGCATAATTGCTATAACT CTGATGCTTCTCCTGGTACTCCATGACGCCATCTCGGTTTTCCTCAGCGACCATGATGTCTACACCGTCGCGATGATCACC CTGCTGATGCTCAGAACGGCCGGCGTTGTGATACCTCTCTATATCATCATGGTGGCCGTGACCGAACTGCTATATCGACGCAACCAACTGCAG ACTATGCATGGTCAGGTTTCAGAAGCAGCAGGAAGGAGCACGCAGCCGGTGCCAGTTCCACCACCGCAACAGCTTGTTGTCATCAGCATCCAGTAG
- the LOC127327471 gene encoding sulfhydryl oxidase 1 isoform X2: MASSARLLALAAALLAAVLLAAAPGADALRSLGVGEDAAAAAQGDAAVDLNATTFDAFLGAVREPFVVVEFFAHWCPACRNYKPHYEKVAKLFNGQDAAHPGRVLMARVDCALKANIDLCSRFSVDHYPFLLWGPPTKFVSAKWDRKQEKSEIKLIDDGRTAERLLKWINKQIESSFTLDDKKYENENILPKNATDPEQIVRAIYDVEEATAHALQIILEHKMIKPETRDSLVRFLQILVAHHPSKRCRRGSAELLINFDDHWPSNISLSSQESSRMLESVETDDYKICGKEVPHGYWMFCRGSKSETRGFSCGLWVLLHSLTVQIGDGESQSTFTSICDFIHNFFICEECRKHFYGMCSSVSVPFKSARDLSLWLWSTHNKVNERLMKDEKDLGTGDPSFPKVVWPPKALCPSCYRSSSGTGDEAVQVDWNEDEVFSFLVNYYGKTLVSSYKETYVESQEKKHVMPLSDDASSGAARVPIGAALGVAAASCIFGALACFWRAQQKNRKQRKNWN; encoded by the exons ATGGCGTCGTCGGCGCGCCTCCTCGCcctcgccgccgccctcctcgcagccgtcctcctcgccgccgcgccAGGGGCGGACGCCCTCCGGTCCCTCGGCGTCGGcgaggacgccgccgccgccgcgcaggGGGACGCCGCCGTCGACCTCAACGCCACCACCTTCGACGCCTTCCTCGGGGCCGTGCGCGAGCCCTTCGTCGTCGTCGAGTTCTTCGCCCACTG GTGTCCAGCTTGCAGAAACTACAAG CCTCACTATGAGAAAGTTGCGAAACTTTTCAATGGTCAAGATGCTGCACATCCTGGGAGAGTACTGATGGCCAGGGTTGACTGTGCATTAAAG GCGAACATAGATCTTTGCAGTAGATTTTCTGTTGACCATTATCCTTTCCTACTTTGGGGCCCCCCAACAAAATTTGTTTCCGCTAAGTGGGACCGGAAGCAAGAGAAAAGTGAAATTAAATTGATTGATGATGGAAGAACAGCAGAGCGTTTACTTAAGTGGATAAATAAGCAAATAGAAAG CTCGTTCACTTTGGATGACAAAAAATATGAGAATGAAAATATCCTTCCAAAGAATGCTACAGACCCTGAACAG ATTGTTCGAGCAATTTACGATGTTGAGGAAGCAACAGCTCATGCATTGCAGATAATTTTGGAGCATAAG ATGATCAAACCAGAGACTCGTGACTCACTTGTAAGGTTTTTACAAATTTTGGTCGCTCATCATCCATCCAAGAG GTGTAGAAGAGGATCTGCTGAGCTACTTATTAACTTTGATGATCACTGGCCTTCAAACATCTCGTTAAGTTCACAAGAGAGTTCTAGAATGTTGGAAAGTGTTGAAACAGATGATTACAAGATCTGTGGAAAGGAGGTGCCACACGGTTACTGG ATGTTCTGCCGTGGAAGTAAAAGTGAAACAAGGGGATTTAG CTGTGGACTTTGGGTTTTGCTTCATTCACTGACCGTCCAAATTGGGGATGGAGAGAGCCAATCAACCTTTACATCAATATGTGACTTCATACACAATTTCTTCATCTGTGAGGAATGTCGCAAACACTTCTACGGAATGTGTTCAAG CGTATCAGTTCCCTTCAAGTCTGCCCGTGATCTCAGCCTCTGGCTATGGAGCACACATAACAAAGTCAATGAGAGATTGATGAAAGACGAAAAAGATTTGGGAACTGGCGATCCATCATTTCCTAAAGTTGTCTGGCCTCCTAAGGCACTCTGCCCATCTTGCTATCGTTCTTCAAGCGGGACCGGTGATGAAGCTGTGCAGGTTGACTGGAATGAGGATGAAGTATTTTCATTCTTGGTTAACTACTATGGGAAGACGCTTGTATCATCCTACAAAGAGACCTACGTGGAGTCTCAAGAGAAGAAACACGTAATGCCACTTTCGGATGATGCCTCCTCGGGTGCTGCAAGAGTCCCAATTGGAGCTGCCCTGGGTGTTGCCGCTGCCAGCTGTATATTCGGAGCGCTGGCTTGCTTCTGGAGAGCCCAGCAGAAGAACAGAAA GCAAAGAAAGAACTGGAACTGA
- the LOC127327471 gene encoding sulfhydryl oxidase 1 isoform X4, whose translation MAPAARLLVLGAVAVLVIAAARGADALRSLGAGTTVAEGDAAVDLNGTNFDAFLAASREPFAVVEFFAHWCPACRKYKPHYEKVAKLFNGPDAAHPGRILMTRLDCALKANIDLCSRFSVDHYPFLLWGPPTKFVSAKWDRKQEKSEIKLIDDGRTAERLLKWINKQIESSFTLDDKKYENENILPKNATDPEQIVRAIYDVEEATAHALQIILEHKMIKPETRDSLVRFLQILVAHHPSKRCRRGSAELLINFDDHWPSNISLSSQESSRMLESVETDDYKICGKEVPHGYWMFCRGSKSETRGFSCGLWVLLHSLTVQIGDGESQSTFTSICDFIHNFFICEECRKHFYGMCSSVSVPFKSARDLSLWLWSTHNKVNERLMKDEKDLGTGDPSFPKVVWPPKALCPSCYRSSSGTGDEAVQVDWNEDEVFSFLVNYYGKTLVSSYKETYVESQEKKHVMPLSDDASSGAARVPIGAALGVAAASCIFGALACFWRAQQKNRKYSYRLHSLKKI comes from the exons ATGGCTCCCGCGGCGCGTCTCCTCGTCCTCGGCGCCGTCGCCGTCCTTGTCATCGCCGCCGCGCGAGGGGCGGACGCCCTCCGGTCACTCGGCGCGGGCACCACCGTAGCGGAGGGGGACGCCGCCGTGGAcctcaacggcaccaacttcgacGCCTTCCTCGCGGCCTCAAGGGAGCCCTTCGCCGTCGTCGAGTTCTTCGCCCACTG GTGTCCGGCTTGCAGAAAGTACAAG CCTCATTATGAGAAAGTTGCAAAACTTTTCAATGGTCCAGATGCTGCACATCCTGGGAGAATACTGATGACCAGGCTTGATTGTGCATTAAAG GCGAACATAGATCTTTGCAGTAGATTTTCTGTTGACCATTATCCTTTCCTACTTTGGGGCCCCCCAACAAAATTTGTTTCCGCTAAGTGGGACCGGAAGCAAGAGAAAAGTGAAATTAAATTGATTGATGATGGAAGAACAGCAGAGCGTTTACTTAAGTGGATAAATAAGCAAATAGAAAG CTCGTTCACTTTGGATGACAAAAAATATGAGAATGAAAATATCCTTCCAAAGAATGCTACAGACCCTGAACAG ATTGTTCGAGCAATTTACGATGTTGAGGAAGCAACAGCTCATGCATTGCAGATAATTTTGGAGCATAAG ATGATCAAACCAGAGACTCGTGACTCACTTGTAAGGTTTTTACAAATTTTGGTCGCTCATCATCCATCCAAGAG GTGTAGAAGAGGATCTGCTGAGCTACTTATTAACTTTGATGATCACTGGCCTTCAAACATCTCGTTAAGTTCACAAGAGAGTTCTAGAATGTTGGAAAGTGTTGAAACAGATGATTACAAGATCTGTGGAAAGGAGGTGCCACACGGTTACTGG ATGTTCTGCCGTGGAAGTAAAAGTGAAACAAGGGGATTTAG CTGTGGACTTTGGGTTTTGCTTCATTCACTGACCGTCCAAATTGGGGATGGAGAGAGCCAATCAACCTTTACATCAATATGTGACTTCATACACAATTTCTTCATCTGTGAGGAATGTCGCAAACACTTCTACGGAATGTGTTCAAG CGTATCAGTTCCCTTCAAGTCTGCCCGTGATCTCAGCCTCTGGCTATGGAGCACACATAACAAAGTCAATGAGAGATTGATGAAAGACGAAAAAGATTTGGGAACTGGCGATCCATCATTTCCTAAAGTTGTCTGGCCTCCTAAGGCACTCTGCCCATCTTGCTATCGTTCTTCAAGCGGGACCGGTGATGAAGCTGTGCAGGTTGACTGGAATGAGGATGAAGTATTTTCATTCTTGGTTAACTACTATGGGAAGACGCTTGTATCATCCTACAAAGAGACCTACGTGGAGTCTCAAGAGAAGAAACACGTAATGCCACTTTCGGATGATGCCTCCTCGGGTGCTGCAAGAGTCCCAATTGGAGCTGCCCTGGGTGTTGCCGCTGCCAGCTGTATATTCGGAGCGCTGGCTTGCTTCTGGAGAGCCCAGCAGAAGAACAGAAAGTACTCGTACCGTTTACACTCTTTAAAGAAAATATGA
- the LOC127327471 gene encoding sulfhydryl oxidase 1 isoform X3, whose protein sequence is MAPAARLLVLGAVAVLVIAAARGADALRSLGAGTTVAEGDAAVDLNGTNFDAFLAASREPFAVVEFFAHWCPACRKYKPHYEKVAKLFNGPDAAHPGRILMTRLDCALKVNIDLCSRFSVDHYPYLLWAPPPKFVNAKWNRKQEKSEIKMIHDGRTAERLLKWINKQTESSFTLDDKKYENENILPKNATDPEQIVRAIYDVEEATAHALQIILEHKMIKPETRDSLVRFLQILVAHHPSKRCRRGSAELLINFDDHWPSNISLSSQESSRMLESVETDDYKICGKEVPHGYWMFCRGSKSETRGFSCGLWVLLHSLTVQIGDGESQSTFTSICDFIHNFFICEECRKHFYGMCSSVSVPFKSARDLSLWLWSTHNKVNERLMKDEKDLGTGDPSFPKVVWPPKALCPSCYRSSSGTGDEAVQVDWNEDEVFSFLVNYYGKTLVSSYKETYVESQEKKHVMPLSDDASSGAARVPIGAALGVAAASCIFGALACFWRAQQKNRKYSYRLHSLKKI, encoded by the exons ATGGCTCCCGCGGCGCGTCTCCTCGTCCTCGGCGCCGTCGCCGTCCTTGTCATCGCCGCCGCGCGAGGGGCGGACGCCCTCCGGTCACTCGGCGCGGGCACCACCGTAGCGGAGGGGGACGCCGCCGTGGAcctcaacggcaccaacttcgacGCCTTCCTCGCGGCCTCAAGGGAGCCCTTCGCCGTCGTCGAGTTCTTCGCCCACTG GTGTCCGGCTTGCAGAAAGTACAAG CCTCATTATGAGAAAGTTGCAAAACTTTTCAATGGTCCAGATGCTGCACATCCTGGGAGAATACTGATGACCAGGCTTGATTGTGCATTAAAG GTGAACATAGATCTTTGCAGTAGATTTTCCGTTGACCATTATCCTTACCTACTTTGGGCTCCCCCACCAAAATTTGTCAATGCTAAGTGGAACCGGAAGCAAGAGAAAAGTGAAATAAAAATGATTCATGATGGAAGAACGGCAGAGCGTTTACTCAAGTGGATAAATAAGCAAACGGAAAG CTCGTTCACTTTGGATGACAAAAAATATGAGAATGAAAATATCCTTCCAAAGAATGCTACAGACCCTGAACAG ATTGTTCGAGCAATTTACGATGTTGAGGAAGCAACAGCTCATGCATTGCAGATAATTTTGGAGCATAAG ATGATCAAACCAGAGACTCGTGACTCACTTGTAAGGTTTTTACAAATTTTGGTCGCTCATCATCCATCCAAGAG GTGTAGAAGAGGATCTGCTGAGCTACTTATTAACTTTGATGATCACTGGCCTTCAAACATCTCGTTAAGTTCACAAGAGAGTTCTAGAATGTTGGAAAGTGTTGAAACAGATGATTACAAGATCTGTGGAAAGGAGGTGCCACACGGTTACTGG ATGTTCTGCCGTGGAAGTAAAAGTGAAACAAGGGGATTTAG CTGTGGACTTTGGGTTTTGCTTCATTCACTGACCGTCCAAATTGGGGATGGAGAGAGCCAATCAACCTTTACATCAATATGTGACTTCATACACAATTTCTTCATCTGTGAGGAATGTCGCAAACACTTCTACGGAATGTGTTCAAG CGTATCAGTTCCCTTCAAGTCTGCCCGTGATCTCAGCCTCTGGCTATGGAGCACACATAACAAAGTCAATGAGAGATTGATGAAAGACGAAAAAGATTTGGGAACTGGCGATCCATCATTTCCTAAAGTTGTCTGGCCTCCTAAGGCACTCTGCCCATCTTGCTATCGTTCTTCAAGCGGGACCGGTGATGAAGCTGTGCAGGTTGACTGGAATGAGGATGAAGTATTTTCATTCTTGGTTAACTACTATGGGAAGACGCTTGTATCATCCTACAAAGAGACCTACGTGGAGTCTCAAGAGAAGAAACACGTAATGCCACTTTCGGATGATGCCTCCTCGGGTGCTGCAAGAGTCCCAATTGGAGCTGCCCTGGGTGTTGCCGCTGCCAGCTGTATATTCGGAGCGCTGGCTTGCTTCTGGAGAGCCCAGCAGAAGAACAGAAAGTACTCGTACCGTTTACACTCTTTAAAGAAAATATGA
- the LOC127327471 gene encoding sulfhydryl oxidase 1 isoform X1, with amino-acid sequence MASSARLLALAAALLAAVLLAAAPGADALRSLGVGEDAAAAAQGDAAVDLNATTFDAFLGAVREPFVVVEFFAHWCPACRNYKPHYEKVAKLFNGQDAAHPGRVLMARVDCALKANIDLCSRFSVDHYPFLLWGPPTKFVSAKWDRKQEKSEIKLIDDGRTAERLLKWINKQIESSFTLDDKKYENENILPKNATDPEQIVRAIYDVEEATAHALQIILEHKMIKPETRDSLVRFLQILVAHHPSKRCRRGSAELLINFDDHWPSNISLSSQESSRMLESVETDDYKICGKEVPHGYWMFCRGSKSETRGFSCGLWVLLHSLTVQIGDGESQSTFTSICDFIHNFFICEECRKHFYGMCSSVSVPFKSARDLSLWLWSTHNKVNERLMKDEKDLGTGDPSFPKVVWPPKALCPSCYRSSSGTGDEAVQVDWNEDEVFSFLVNYYGKTLVSSYKETYVESQEKKHVMPLSDDASSGAARVPIGAALGVAAASCIFGALACFWRAQQKNRKYSYRLHSLKKI; translated from the exons ATGGCGTCGTCGGCGCGCCTCCTCGCcctcgccgccgccctcctcgcagccgtcctcctcgccgccgcgccAGGGGCGGACGCCCTCCGGTCCCTCGGCGTCGGcgaggacgccgccgccgccgcgcaggGGGACGCCGCCGTCGACCTCAACGCCACCACCTTCGACGCCTTCCTCGGGGCCGTGCGCGAGCCCTTCGTCGTCGTCGAGTTCTTCGCCCACTG GTGTCCAGCTTGCAGAAACTACAAG CCTCACTATGAGAAAGTTGCGAAACTTTTCAATGGTCAAGATGCTGCACATCCTGGGAGAGTACTGATGGCCAGGGTTGACTGTGCATTAAAG GCGAACATAGATCTTTGCAGTAGATTTTCTGTTGACCATTATCCTTTCCTACTTTGGGGCCCCCCAACAAAATTTGTTTCCGCTAAGTGGGACCGGAAGCAAGAGAAAAGTGAAATTAAATTGATTGATGATGGAAGAACAGCAGAGCGTTTACTTAAGTGGATAAATAAGCAAATAGAAAG CTCGTTCACTTTGGATGACAAAAAATATGAGAATGAAAATATCCTTCCAAAGAATGCTACAGACCCTGAACAG ATTGTTCGAGCAATTTACGATGTTGAGGAAGCAACAGCTCATGCATTGCAGATAATTTTGGAGCATAAG ATGATCAAACCAGAGACTCGTGACTCACTTGTAAGGTTTTTACAAATTTTGGTCGCTCATCATCCATCCAAGAG GTGTAGAAGAGGATCTGCTGAGCTACTTATTAACTTTGATGATCACTGGCCTTCAAACATCTCGTTAAGTTCACAAGAGAGTTCTAGAATGTTGGAAAGTGTTGAAACAGATGATTACAAGATCTGTGGAAAGGAGGTGCCACACGGTTACTGG ATGTTCTGCCGTGGAAGTAAAAGTGAAACAAGGGGATTTAG CTGTGGACTTTGGGTTTTGCTTCATTCACTGACCGTCCAAATTGGGGATGGAGAGAGCCAATCAACCTTTACATCAATATGTGACTTCATACACAATTTCTTCATCTGTGAGGAATGTCGCAAACACTTCTACGGAATGTGTTCAAG CGTATCAGTTCCCTTCAAGTCTGCCCGTGATCTCAGCCTCTGGCTATGGAGCACACATAACAAAGTCAATGAGAGATTGATGAAAGACGAAAAAGATTTGGGAACTGGCGATCCATCATTTCCTAAAGTTGTCTGGCCTCCTAAGGCACTCTGCCCATCTTGCTATCGTTCTTCAAGCGGGACCGGTGATGAAGCTGTGCAGGTTGACTGGAATGAGGATGAAGTATTTTCATTCTTGGTTAACTACTATGGGAAGACGCTTGTATCATCCTACAAAGAGACCTACGTGGAGTCTCAAGAGAAGAAACACGTAATGCCACTTTCGGATGATGCCTCCTCGGGTGCTGCAAGAGTCCCAATTGGAGCTGCCCTGGGTGTTGCCGCTGCCAGCTGTATATTCGGAGCGCTGGCTTGCTTCTGGAGAGCCCAGCAGAAGAACAGAAAGTACTCGTACCGTTTACACTCTTTAAAGAAAATATGA